A window of Bradyrhizobium sp. AZCC 1610 contains these coding sequences:
- a CDS encoding nuclear transport factor 2 family protein, producing MTDHKTVANRYIDLWNERAPQRRREMLAANWTTDAKYVDPLMSGDGHDGVDALVAGVQQRFPDFKFRLIGEPNGFGDHVRFSWGLGPDGGDSPIKGTDFAVLSDGRIRSITGFLDQVPAA from the coding sequence ATGACCGACCACAAGACCGTCGCGAACCGCTACATCGATTTGTGGAACGAGCGTGCGCCACAGCGCCGCCGCGAGATGCTGGCCGCGAACTGGACGACGGATGCGAAATACGTCGACCCCCTGATGAGCGGCGACGGCCATGACGGCGTCGACGCGCTTGTCGCCGGCGTGCAGCAGCGCTTTCCGGATTTCAAATTCAGGCTGATCGGCGAGCCCAATGGCTTTGGCGATCACGTCCGCTTCTCCTGGGGCCTCGGGCCCGACGGCGGCGACAGCCCGATCAAGGGCACGGATTTCGCCGTGCTCAGCGACGGCCGCATCCGCAGCATCACCGGGTTCCTCGACCAGGTTCCGGCGGCGTAA
- a CDS encoding RNA polymerase sigma factor gives MRQAQIPQAAPVESGDTELVRRALARDEAAVRAIMQANNRRLYRLARGILRNDSEAEDVVQDAYVRAFTHLESFRGDSSLSTWLSRIAMNEALGRLRRQRPAVEMDALPQGALEAEIIQFPLAASDDPEKSMAQREIQHVVEHAIDELPEAFRLVFITRVIEGMNVEETAEILSLKPETVKTRLHRARTMLRDIVERKIGPVVMEAFPFAGKRCERLTDTVLERLGFD, from the coding sequence ATGCGTCAGGCCCAGATACCGCAAGCAGCGCCCGTCGAATCCGGCGACACCGAGCTGGTGCGGCGGGCGCTGGCCCGCGACGAAGCCGCCGTCCGTGCCATCATGCAGGCGAACAACCGCAGGCTCTATCGCCTTGCCCGCGGCATCCTGCGCAATGATAGCGAGGCCGAGGACGTCGTGCAGGACGCCTACGTCCGCGCCTTCACGCATCTGGAAAGTTTTCGCGGCGATTCCAGCCTGTCGACGTGGCTGTCGCGGATCGCGATGAACGAAGCGCTGGGCCGGCTGCGCCGCCAGCGGCCCGCCGTCGAGATGGACGCGCTGCCGCAGGGCGCGCTCGAAGCAGAGATCATCCAGTTCCCTCTTGCCGCCTCCGACGATCCGGAAAAATCCATGGCCCAGCGTGAAATCCAGCATGTCGTCGAGCACGCCATCGACGAATTGCCGGAGGCGTTCCGTCTCGTCTTCATCACCCGCGTCATCGAGGGGATGAACGTGGAAGAGACCGCCGAGATTCTCTCGCTCAAGCCGGAGACGGTGAAAACCCGGCTACATCGCGCCCGCACGATGCTGCGCGACATCGTCGAGAGGAAGATCGGCCCCGTGGTGATGGAAGCCTTTCCCTTCGCCGGCAAGCGCTGCGAACGGCTGACGGACACGGTGCTGGAGCGGCTGGGTTTCGATTAA
- a CDS encoding DUF4142 domain-containing protein codes for MFIRLSAAIAALSLLTGPALAQGAKPTDPQIAHIAYTAGVIDIAAAKQAIEKAGNKDVKAFAQDMVRDHEAVNKQALDLVKKLKVTPEDNDTSKALSKQATDKLAELAKLKGAEYDKAYVANEVAYHKAVNGALETQLIPSASNAELKSLLQTGLKIFQGHQQHAEQVAAKLK; via the coding sequence ATGTTCATTCGATTGAGCGCGGCGATCGCCGCACTAAGCCTGCTGACCGGCCCCGCGCTGGCGCAGGGCGCAAAACCCACCGATCCCCAGATCGCGCATATCGCCTACACGGCTGGCGTGATCGACATCGCCGCCGCCAAGCAGGCGATCGAGAAAGCCGGCAACAAGGATGTCAAGGCATTCGCGCAGGACATGGTGCGCGACCATGAGGCCGTGAACAAGCAGGCGCTCGACCTCGTCAAGAAGCTGAAGGTGACGCCGGAGGACAACGACACCAGCAAGGCGCTGTCGAAGCAGGCCACCGACAAGCTCGCCGAACTCGCCAAGCTGAAAGGCGCCGAATACGACAAGGCCTATGTCGCCAACGAAGTCGCCTACCACAAGGCCGTCAACGGCGCGCTGGAAACGCAACTGATTCCATCGGCCAGCAATGCCGAGCTGAAGAGCCTGCTGCAGACCGGCCTGAAGATTTTTCAGGGCCACCAGCAGCACGCCGAACAGGTCGCCGCCAAGCTGAAGTAA
- a CDS encoding alpha/beta fold hydrolase, whose amino-acid sequence MTEKTKPQEQHAGADWAQQVWLWPLEATRLALHSYAQWFADQTPAPFPAPDQAPLAWTTPNAVVLELPSMRLREFSQRTTTPPQPVVVCAPYALHGALIADFAPGHSLVEALQKGGVSRIYVPDWCSATPDMRYLSIDNYLAELNVAIDEIGAPVDLVGLCQGGWLSLVYAARFPGKVRRLVLAGAPVDISTPSELSKMVAALPQPAFEQMVQQGDGLVSGEHMLSFWNIPFGQHDVEAVLQRKLGDGSDEARVLLDRFERWDRATLDLPGTYYLEVTERVFRQNQIARSRLVALGRRIDLAEVRVPVFLLAGESDIVVPRDQAFATARLLGTQPAWLERACEPCGHLSLFMGRKVLSHSWPRIARWLQADIGDAAGARISA is encoded by the coding sequence ATGACAGAAAAAACAAAGCCGCAGGAGCAGCATGCGGGCGCCGACTGGGCGCAGCAGGTCTGGCTGTGGCCGCTGGAAGCCACGCGGTTGGCGCTGCACTCTTACGCACAATGGTTTGCCGATCAGACGCCGGCGCCTTTCCCCGCGCCGGATCAGGCGCCACTTGCCTGGACCACGCCAAACGCGGTGGTGCTGGAGCTTCCGTCGATGCGGTTGCGGGAGTTTTCGCAGCGGACTACGACGCCGCCGCAGCCGGTTGTCGTCTGCGCGCCCTATGCGCTGCACGGCGCGCTGATCGCTGACTTCGCACCTGGCCACAGCCTGGTCGAGGCGCTGCAAAAGGGCGGCGTGAGCCGCATCTATGTCCCGGACTGGTGCTCGGCGACGCCGGACATGCGCTATCTGTCGATCGACAATTATCTTGCCGAGCTCAATGTCGCCATCGATGAGATCGGCGCGCCGGTCGATCTTGTCGGCCTGTGCCAGGGCGGATGGCTGTCGCTGGTCTATGCCGCCCGTTTTCCCGGCAAGGTGCGTCGGCTCGTGCTCGCCGGCGCGCCTGTCGATATCTCCACGCCATCGGAGCTGTCGAAGATGGTGGCCGCACTTCCCCAGCCAGCTTTCGAGCAGATGGTGCAGCAGGGCGACGGCCTCGTCAGTGGCGAGCACATGCTCAGCTTCTGGAACATTCCGTTCGGCCAGCATGATGTGGAAGCCGTGCTGCAAAGGAAACTCGGCGACGGATCGGACGAGGCCAGAGTGCTGCTGGATCGTTTCGAGCGCTGGGACCGTGCGACGCTGGATCTGCCGGGGACCTACTATCTCGAGGTGACCGAGCGGGTTTTCCGGCAGAACCAGATCGCTAGAAGCCGTCTCGTCGCGCTCGGTCGCAGGATCGATCTCGCCGAGGTGCGCGTGCCGGTCTTCCTGCTGGCCGGCGAGAGTGACATCGTCGTCCCTCGCGATCAGGCGTTCGCGACGGCACGGCTGTTGGGCACGCAACCGGCGTGGCTGGAACGAGCCTGCGAGCCGTGCGGTCACCTCAGCCTTTTCATGGGGCGCAAAGTCTTGAGCCATTCCTGGCCCCGGATCGCCCGGTGGCTTCAGGCCGACATCGGCGATGCCGCCGGCGCCAGGATCAGCGCGTGA
- a CDS encoding RidA family protein, whose product MTIQRFETGPRMSQVVVHGNTVYLAGVVAGKAAGKSVTEQTQDILSIIDGHLAKAGTDKSKLLSATIYITDMKTFPEMNAVWDGWVSAGNTPARATVEAKLAAPQYNVEIMVVAAK is encoded by the coding sequence ATGACCATCCAGCGCTTCGAAACCGGACCTCGCATGAGCCAGGTCGTCGTTCACGGCAACACCGTCTATCTCGCGGGCGTCGTTGCCGGCAAGGCGGCCGGCAAGAGCGTGACCGAGCAGACGCAGGACATTCTCTCGATCATCGACGGCCATCTCGCCAAGGCCGGCACCGACAAGTCGAAGCTGCTGTCCGCCACCATCTACATCACCGACATGAAGACGTTCCCCGAGATGAACGCGGTGTGGGACGGCTGGGTGTCGGCGGGCAACACGCCGGCGCGCGCCACCGTCGAGGCCAAGCTGGCGGCGCCGCAGTACAATGTCGAGATCATGGTGGTCGCGGCGAAGTAG